The proteins below are encoded in one region of Aeromonas jandaei:
- a CDS encoding ArsR/SmtB family transcription factor — protein MNKEMATKVFESLASGIRLDVWRLLVKAGLEGRVAGELASELDIAPNTLSFHLKAMLNTGLLSVEQEGRFLRYRANIPLMLDVIAYLTEECCAGHPEACGVMRAESACSPHVLPAQPCCNKE, from the coding sequence ATGAACAAAGAGATGGCTACCAAGGTCTTTGAATCGCTGGCATCCGGCATCCGGCTCGATGTATGGCGGCTGCTGGTGAAGGCCGGGCTGGAGGGGCGGGTCGCCGGTGAACTGGCCAGCGAGCTCGATATTGCCCCCAATACCCTGTCGTTTCACCTCAAGGCGATGCTCAACACCGGTCTGCTGTCGGTGGAGCAGGAGGGGCGCTTTCTGCGCTACCGCGCCAATATTCCCCTGATGCTGGATGTGATCGCCTACCTCACCGAGGAGTGCTGTGCCGGTCATCCCGAGGCGTGCGGCGTGATGCGTGCCGAGTCAGCTTGCTCCCCCCATGTTCTGCCTGCACAGCCCTGCTGCAACAAGGAGTAA
- the arsD gene encoding arsenite efflux transporter metallochaperone ArsD produces the protein MSSIQIFDPALCCSSGVCGTEVDQALVTFAADLAWAKAQGVAIERFNLAQQPMQFAETPAVSAFLTHAGEEGLPLVLVEGQVVLTGRYPSRSELARYAGLPAPQAAIKGIVKGGCCSGSGCC, from the coding sequence ATGTCCTCCATTCAGATTTTTGATCCCGCCCTCTGCTGCTCCAGCGGTGTCTGCGGTACCGAGGTTGATCAGGCACTGGTCACCTTCGCTGCCGACCTAGCCTGGGCCAAGGCGCAGGGGGTGGCCATCGAGCGTTTCAATCTGGCCCAGCAGCCGATGCAGTTTGCCGAGACACCTGCCGTCAGCGCTTTTCTGACCCACGCCGGGGAGGAGGGGTTGCCGCTGGTGCTGGTGGAGGGGCAGGTTGTGTTGACCGGCCGTTACCCGAGCCGCAGCGAGCTGGCCCGTTATGCCGGGCTGCCTGCGCCGCAAGCGGCCATCAAGGGGATCGTCAAGGGCGGCTGCTGCTCTGGCAGCGGTTGCTGCTAA
- the arsA gene encoding arsenical pump-driving ATPase, whose amino-acid sequence MYHFLTNPPPFLFFTGKGGVGKTSLACASAVALCDAGKRVLLVSTDPASNVGQVFATEIGNRVTTIAAVPGLSALEIDPPAAAKAYRERIVGPVRGKLPESVVRSIEEQLSGACTTEIAAFDEFTALLTDPALLAEYDHIVFDTAPTGHTIRLLQLPGAWSEFLEQGKGDASCLGPLAGLEKQRSQYAEAVAALADAARTRLVLVARAQHSTLREVARTHEELAAIGLLNQQQVINGLFPEGAIAGDPLAMALWQREQRALAQMPQGIKGLAQAHIPLLATNLVGLDSLRLLLQSEGTTAQFSTAQSTVKQAQPELSALVDELAADGHGLIMLMGKGGVGKTTLAAAVAVALASRGLPVHLTTSDPAAHLSETLAGSLPHLEVSRIDPHAETERYRAQVLAIKGAALDEQGRALLEEDLRSPCTEEIAVFQAFSRIIREAGKRFVVMDTAPTGHTLLLLDATGAYHREIARQMGNKGLHFTTPMMQLQDPKQTKVLIVTLPEPTPVQEATNLQSDLRRAGIEPWGWLINHSLQQASVSSPLLQLRAERQLPYIEAVEQQHASRYAVVPLLAEEPVGPDALRRLCQHH is encoded by the coding sequence ATGTACCATTTTCTGACCAATCCACCGCCGTTTCTCTTTTTCACCGGCAAGGGCGGGGTGGGCAAGACCTCGCTGGCCTGCGCCAGTGCGGTGGCCCTCTGTGATGCCGGCAAGCGGGTGCTGCTGGTGAGCACTGACCCCGCCTCCAACGTGGGGCAGGTGTTTGCCACCGAGATCGGTAATCGCGTTACCACCATCGCCGCAGTGCCCGGTTTGTCGGCGCTGGAGATAGATCCCCCCGCGGCGGCCAAAGCTTATCGGGAGCGGATAGTCGGGCCGGTGCGCGGCAAGTTGCCCGAGAGCGTGGTGCGCAGCATCGAGGAGCAGCTCTCCGGCGCCTGCACCACCGAGATCGCCGCCTTTGACGAATTCACCGCCCTGCTGACCGACCCGGCGCTGCTGGCCGAGTATGACCATATCGTCTTTGATACGGCCCCTACCGGCCACACCATCCGGCTGCTGCAACTACCGGGGGCCTGGAGCGAATTTCTGGAGCAGGGCAAGGGGGATGCCTCCTGCCTCGGCCCGCTGGCGGGGCTGGAGAAACAGCGCAGCCAGTATGCCGAGGCGGTCGCCGCGCTGGCTGATGCTGCCCGTACCCGTCTGGTGCTGGTGGCGCGGGCCCAGCACTCCACCCTGAGGGAAGTGGCTCGCACCCACGAGGAGCTGGCCGCCATCGGTTTGTTGAATCAGCAACAGGTGATCAATGGCCTCTTCCCCGAAGGCGCCATTGCCGGAGATCCGTTGGCAATGGCGCTCTGGCAGCGTGAACAACGGGCTCTCGCCCAAATGCCGCAGGGGATAAAGGGGCTGGCGCAGGCTCATATCCCGCTGCTGGCCACCAATCTGGTGGGGCTCGACAGTTTGCGTCTGTTGCTGCAATCAGAGGGAACAACCGCTCAATTCTCGACCGCACAGTCCACGGTCAAGCAAGCCCAGCCCGAGTTGAGTGCGCTGGTGGACGAGCTGGCCGCCGACGGTCACGGCCTCATCATGCTGATGGGCAAGGGCGGGGTAGGCAAAACCACCTTGGCGGCTGCCGTGGCGGTGGCGCTGGCCAGCCGCGGCCTGCCGGTGCACCTCACCACCTCGGATCCCGCCGCGCACCTGAGCGAGACCCTGGCAGGTAGCTTGCCCCATCTGGAGGTGAGCCGCATCGACCCCCACGCCGAGACCGAGCGTTACCGCGCTCAGGTGCTGGCCATCAAGGGAGCTGCGCTGGACGAGCAGGGGCGGGCACTGCTGGAGGAGGACTTGCGCTCCCCCTGTACCGAGGAGATCGCCGTGTTTCAGGCTTTTTCCCGCATCATTCGCGAGGCGGGCAAGCGCTTCGTGGTGATGGATACAGCCCCCACCGGCCACACCCTGCTGCTGCTCGACGCCACCGGCGCTTACCACAGGGAGATCGCTCGCCAGATGGGAAACAAGGGGCTGCACTTCACCACCCCCATGATGCAGTTGCAGGATCCCAAACAGACCAAGGTGTTGATTGTGACGCTGCCCGAGCCGACGCCAGTGCAGGAGGCAACCAATCTGCAATCCGATCTGCGCCGCGCGGGCATCGAGCCCTGGGGCTGGCTTATCAACCACAGCTTGCAGCAAGCTTCGGTCAGCTCGCCGCTGCTGCAACTGCGGGCCGAGCGCCAGTTGCCCTATATCGAGGCGGTCGAGCAGCAACACGCCAGCCGCTACGCCGTGGTGCCGCTGCTTGCCGAGGAGCCGGTGGGGCCCGATGCCCTGCGCCGTCTCTGCCAACACCATTGA
- the arsB gene encoding ACR3 family arsenite efflux transporter produces MSATCDAKAVPAIGFFERYLTAWVALCILVGIGLGQGLPDLFKAIGAMEVAKVNLPVGLLIWVMIIPMLLKIDFGALHQVKGHMKGIGVTLFINWLVKPFSMAFLGWLFIRVLFADWLPADQLDSYVAGLILLAAAPCTAMVFVWSRLTNGDPYFTLSQVAVNDLIMVFAFAPLVALLLGVSSIVVPWDTLLTSVVLYIVIPVIIAQLLRKALLQKGEAHFDSVMTRIQPWSVAALLLTLVLLFAFQGNAIIEQPLVIALLAVPILIQVLFNSGLAYWLNRKVGEKHSVACPSALIGASNFFELAVAAAISLFGFHSGAALATVVGVLIEVPVMLLVVRVVNASKPWYEAGLSR; encoded by the coding sequence ATGTCTGCAACATGTGATGCCAAGGCCGTGCCTGCCATCGGCTTTTTTGAACGTTATCTGACGGCCTGGGTCGCTCTCTGCATTCTGGTGGGGATTGGCCTCGGGCAGGGATTACCGGATCTCTTCAAGGCGATCGGCGCCATGGAGGTGGCCAAGGTCAACCTGCCGGTGGGGCTGCTGATTTGGGTGATGATCATCCCCATGCTGCTCAAGATCGACTTTGGTGCCCTGCATCAGGTGAAGGGCCATATGAAGGGAATTGGGGTCACCCTCTTTATCAACTGGCTGGTCAAGCCCTTCTCCATGGCCTTCCTTGGCTGGCTCTTTATTCGCGTGCTGTTTGCCGACTGGCTGCCAGCGGATCAGCTCGACAGCTATGTGGCGGGGCTGATCCTGCTGGCGGCGGCTCCCTGCACCGCCATGGTGTTTGTCTGGAGCCGCCTCACCAACGGCGATCCCTACTTCACCCTGTCGCAGGTGGCGGTGAACGACCTCATCATGGTGTTTGCCTTCGCCCCGCTGGTGGCGCTGCTGCTCGGGGTCTCCAGCATAGTGGTGCCGTGGGATACCCTGCTCACCTCTGTGGTGCTCTATATCGTCATCCCGGTCATCATCGCCCAACTGCTGCGCAAGGCCTTGCTGCAAAAGGGAGAGGCCCACTTTGACAGCGTCATGACCCGCATCCAGCCCTGGTCGGTGGCGGCCCTGCTGCTCACTCTGGTGCTGTTGTTCGCCTTTCAGGGCAACGCCATCATCGAGCAGCCGCTGGTTATCGCCCTGTTGGCGGTACCGATCCTGATCCAGGTGCTGTTCAACTCGGGATTGGCTTACTGGCTCAACCGCAAGGTGGGGGAGAAGCACTCGGTCGCCTGTCCTTCCGCCCTGATCGGCGCCTCCAACTTCTTCGAGCTGGCGGTGGCCGCCGCCATCAGCCTGTTCGGTTTTCACTCCGGCGCGGCGCTCGCTACCGTGGTCGGGGTGCTGATCGAGGTGCCGGTTATGCTGCTAGTGGTGCGGGTGGTTAACGCCAGCAAACCCTGGTACGAAGCGGGGCTGAGCCGCTAA
- the arsC gene encoding glutaredoxin-dependent arsenate reductase, which produces MSAITIYHNPECGTSRNTLELIRNSGVEPTVIYYLETPPFRDQLVALIAVMGMPVRDLLRKNVPPYEALGLAEDRFSDDELIDAMLAHPILINRPIVVTPLGTKLCRPSELVLDILPDQQKGAFAKEDGEQVVDASGKRLK; this is translated from the coding sequence ATGAGTGCAATCACCATCTATCACAACCCGGAATGTGGTACCTCCCGCAACACCCTGGAGCTGATCCGCAACAGCGGCGTCGAGCCCACGGTCATCTACTATCTGGAGACGCCCCCCTTCCGTGACCAGCTGGTGGCGCTGATCGCCGTCATGGGCATGCCGGTGCGCGATCTGCTGCGCAAGAACGTGCCTCCTTACGAGGCGCTCGGTCTGGCGGAAGATCGTTTCAGCGATGATGAACTGATCGATGCCATGCTGGCCCACCCCATCCTCATCAACCGGCCTATCGTGGTCACCCCCCTCGGCACCAAGCTGTGCCGCCCGTCGGAACTGGTGCTCGATATATTGCCCGATCAGCAAAAAGGGGCCTTCGCCAAGGAAGATGGCGAGCAGGTGGTGGATGCGAGCGGCAAGCGCCTCAAGTAA
- a CDS encoding NupC/NupG family nucleoside CNT transporter encodes MTLLLSLVGMLALMFIAWLASENRRAIRWRTVLGALALQTGFAALVLYFPPGQIMLGAMSNGVSALLGFADSGIRFVFGDLASNGFIFAVRVLPLVIFISALIAVLYHFGIMQWVIRVLGGAIHRLLGTSRAESLVATGNIFLSQGESPLLIRPFLAGMTRSELFAVMTCGMASVAGSVLGGYAGLGVDLKYLIAASFMAAPGGLLMAKLLVPEQQQVSDQTEITLDKSDYSNAIDALAGGAMGGMKIAVAIGTILLAFVSVITMINAGLTTVGEWFGWADLSLQQLLGYLFAPVAWLIGVPASEMMAAGSLIGQKVIMNEFVAYLDFANIKADLSAHTQIIITFALCGFANLGSIAVQLGSIGTMAPERRHDVANMGFKAVLAATLANLMSATLAGIFVSL; translated from the coding sequence ATGACACTGTTATTGAGTCTGGTCGGTATGCTGGCCCTGATGTTTATCGCCTGGCTGGCCAGTGAAAACCGCCGAGCCATCCGCTGGCGAACCGTGCTGGGGGCGCTCGCCCTGCAAACCGGTTTTGCTGCTCTGGTGCTCTATTTCCCCCCCGGACAAATCATGCTCGGTGCCATGAGCAATGGCGTCTCCGCCCTGCTCGGCTTTGCCGACAGCGGTATCCGCTTCGTGTTCGGAGATCTGGCCAGCAACGGCTTTATCTTCGCCGTGCGGGTACTGCCGCTGGTGATCTTTATCAGCGCGCTGATCGCCGTGCTCTACCACTTCGGCATCATGCAGTGGGTGATCAGGGTATTGGGCGGCGCGATTCACCGCCTGCTCGGCACCAGCCGCGCCGAGTCTTTGGTGGCCACCGGCAACATATTCCTGTCGCAAGGGGAGTCGCCGCTGCTTATTCGCCCCTTCCTCGCCGGCATGACCCGCTCTGAACTCTTTGCGGTGATGACCTGCGGCATGGCCTCGGTGGCGGGCTCGGTGCTGGGCGGTTACGCCGGTCTGGGTGTGGATCTGAAGTACCTCATCGCCGCCTCCTTTATGGCGGCGCCGGGTGGCCTGCTGATGGCCAAACTGCTGGTGCCGGAGCAGCAGCAGGTGAGCGATCAGACCGAGATCACCCTCGACAAGAGCGACTACAGCAACGCCATCGATGCGCTGGCGGGTGGCGCCATGGGCGGCATGAAAATCGCTGTGGCCATCGGCACCATCCTGCTCGCCTTTGTCAGCGTTATCACCATGATCAACGCAGGTCTCACCACGGTCGGCGAGTGGTTCGGCTGGGCCGATCTCTCCTTGCAGCAGCTGCTTGGCTATCTGTTTGCCCCGGTGGCCTGGCTGATTGGCGTGCCCGCCAGCGAGATGATGGCGGCAGGATCCCTGATTGGTCAGAAGGTGATCATGAACGAGTTCGTCGCCTATCTGGACTTTGCCAATATCAAGGCAGATCTGAGCGCCCACACCCAGATCATCATCACTTTCGCCCTCTGTGGTTTCGCCAATCTGGGCTCCATTGCGGTGCAGCTGGGCTCCATCGGCACCATGGCGCCGGAGCGCCGTCACGATGTGGCCAATATGGGCTTCAAGGCGGTGCTGGCGGCGACCCTCGCCAACCTGATGAGCGCCACCCTGGCCGGGATCTTTGTCTCCCTCTGA
- a CDS encoding BPL-N domain-containing protein: MNVPKSVVQIASVISLWLMTGCMAEAASAQPHQEPYALIYNGPVSDGDSTKAIADVVRQVGLPVRYLSNIRELPAELDNARVFIVGGTEDDVEPLLNAFTSDARSALKTYLQNGGRYLGICGGAFVASTGWSEEEGFVPALGLVPATSDDYDGDFSARIFPITWLGEERQMYYQAGPQFTPVPSPEQVKVIAHFQNHHIAALISSYGTGKVAVSGPHPEAPESWKANAVDGDKMESNIHLAVGLVNELLSEEPVTHSK; encoded by the coding sequence ATGAATGTACCAAAAAGCGTCGTGCAGATTGCGAGCGTTATCAGCCTTTGGTTAATGACAGGATGCATGGCAGAGGCCGCCTCTGCGCAGCCGCATCAAGAGCCGTACGCGCTGATCTATAACGGGCCGGTTTCTGATGGGGATAGCACGAAGGCGATTGCTGATGTGGTCAGGCAGGTGGGCTTGCCAGTGAGGTATCTCTCCAATATCAGAGAGCTGCCTGCAGAGCTCGATAATGCCAGGGTGTTTATCGTTGGCGGCACAGAGGACGATGTGGAGCCGCTCCTCAACGCCTTCACCTCGGACGCGCGTTCGGCATTAAAAACCTATTTGCAGAATGGTGGCCGCTACCTCGGGATCTGTGGGGGTGCCTTTGTGGCATCCACCGGCTGGTCTGAAGAAGAGGGCTTTGTGCCGGCGCTGGGCCTTGTCCCTGCAACATCCGATGATTATGACGGCGACTTTAGCGCCAGGATCTTCCCGATCACCTGGCTTGGTGAAGAGCGCCAGATGTATTACCAGGCCGGCCCGCAATTTACGCCGGTGCCAAGCCCCGAGCAGGTCAAGGTCATCGCCCATTTTCAAAACCATCATATTGCCGCGCTGATCAGCTCATACGGCACAGGCAAGGTGGCGGTTTCCGGGCCACACCCCGAAGCCCCCGAGTCATGGAAAGCGAACGCGGTGGACGGCGACAAGATGGAGTCGAATATTCATCTAGCCGTTGGACTCGTCAACGAGTTGCTCTCCGAAGAGCCCGTCACCCATTCGAAGTAG
- a CDS encoding metal-dependent hydrolase: MPTIVTHAAVPLCLGLGLGSRIIPPRLLLAGVAIAMLPDADVLAFKLGVAYGHVFGHRGFTHSLLFAFALPTLAILFHRQLRARAATVWSFLLVSLLSHSLLDSLTTGGKGVGWLWPWRDERFFAPWQVIRVAPFKLEAYLTARGEAVILSELYWVWLPGVVLMLVLILLRLIVANRYLQHQSSR, encoded by the coding sequence ATGCCCACCATAGTCACTCACGCCGCCGTACCTCTCTGCCTTGGGCTCGGGCTTGGCAGCCGGATTATCCCTCCCCGCCTGCTGCTGGCAGGGGTTGCCATCGCCATGCTGCCCGATGCCGATGTGCTCGCCTTTAAACTGGGGGTCGCCTACGGCCATGTCTTTGGCCACCGCGGCTTTACCCACTCCCTGTTGTTTGCCTTTGCCCTGCCCACTCTGGCCATACTGTTTCACCGCCAGTTAAGGGCCCGCGCCGCCACTGTCTGGTCGTTTCTGCTGGTTTCTCTGCTCTCCCACAGCCTGCTCGATTCACTTACCACCGGCGGCAAGGGGGTTGGCTGGCTCTGGCCGTGGCGTGACGAGCGTTTCTTCGCCCCCTGGCAGGTGATCCGGGTCGCCCCCTTCAAGCTGGAGGCCTATCTCACCGCCCGAGGTGAGGCGGTGATCCTCTCCGAACTCTACTGGGTCTGGCTGCCGGGGGTTGTATTGATGCTGGTGTTGATTTTGTTGCGACTTATTGTGGCAAATCGATATCTGCAGCATCAATCCAGCCGGTAG
- a CDS encoding lysozyme inhibitor LprI family protein, producing the protein MTAFGKTVNDNAICNLPSAMCKLEADLLAADKELNKTYQSILQKNASGGFDDSYVSKGEIRKTLIQSQRAWLLFWDENCKAYYTLNSGGAQRNEAKMECQIDMLQERIQYLKKVYL; encoded by the coding sequence ATGACTGCTTTTGGAAAGACAGTCAATGATAATGCTATCTGCAATCTTCCTTCTGCTATGTGCAAACTGGAAGCAGACCTATTGGCAGCAGATAAGGAGTTAAACAAAACTTATCAATCCATATTACAAAAAAATGCATCTGGCGGTTTTGACGACAGTTACGTAAGCAAAGGAGAAATACGAAAAACTCTCATCCAGAGTCAACGGGCCTGGCTTTTATTTTGGGATGAAAACTGCAAAGCCTATTACACATTAAATAGTGGTGGAGCACAGAGAAATGAAGCGAAGATGGAGTGCCAAATAGATATGCTACAAGAACGTATTCAGTATCTAAAGAAAGTTTATTTATAA
- the trpA gene encoding tryptophan synthase subunit alpha: protein MNRYAQLFSRLDAANQGAFVPFVMLGDPTPELSLAIVDALVAGGADALELGIPFSDPVADGPTIQGAALRAFASHTTPDDCFELLGRIRAKYPQLPIGLLVYANLVYVRKIDGFYEKCQQAGVDSVLVADVPVQMCAPYKAAADKFGIDSIFIAPPNGDAETLKQVAELGNGYTYLVSRAGVTGAETKAGMPVEGLINTLREFNAPPALLGFGISEPAQVREAIAAGAAGAISGSAVVKIIETHHQNPEHMLTRLKEFVEGMKAATNR from the coding sequence ATGAACCGTTACGCACAACTCTTCTCCCGTCTGGACGCGGCCAATCAGGGCGCCTTTGTGCCGTTCGTGATGCTGGGAGATCCCACTCCTGAACTCTCGCTGGCCATCGTCGATGCGCTGGTCGCAGGGGGCGCCGATGCCCTCGAGCTCGGCATTCCCTTCTCCGATCCGGTAGCGGATGGCCCCACCATTCAGGGCGCCGCTCTGCGCGCTTTTGCCAGCCACACCACCCCGGACGACTGCTTCGAGCTGCTCGGCCGCATCCGCGCCAAGTACCCGCAGCTGCCCATTGGCCTGCTGGTCTACGCCAACCTGGTCTATGTGCGCAAAATCGACGGCTTTTACGAGAAGTGCCAGCAGGCTGGCGTGGATTCGGTGCTGGTTGCCGACGTGCCGGTACAGATGTGCGCCCCCTACAAGGCGGCCGCCGACAAGTTCGGTATCGACAGCATCTTTATCGCCCCGCCCAATGGCGACGCCGAGACCCTGAAACAGGTGGCGGAGCTCGGCAATGGTTACACCTATCTGGTGAGCCGAGCTGGCGTCACCGGTGCCGAGACCAAGGCCGGCATGCCGGTGGAGGGACTGATCAACACCCTGCGCGAGTTTAATGCGCCCCCCGCCCTGCTCGGCTTTGGCATCAGCGAACCGGCTCAGGTGCGTGAGGCCATCGCCGCTGGCGCCGCCGGTGCCATCTCCGGCTCCGCCGTGGTGAAGATCATCGAGACCCATCACCAGAACCCGGAGCATATGCTCACTCGTCTGAAGGAGTTTGTGGAAGGGATGAAGGCCGCGACCAATAGATAA
- the trpB gene encoding tryptophan synthase subunit beta, whose protein sequence is MTLLNPFFGEFGGMYVPQILIPALLQLEKAFVDAKDDPAFIAEFQSLLTEYAGRPTPLTLTRNLTKGTKTRLYLKREDLLHGGAHKTNQVLGQALLAKRMGKSEIIAETGAGQHGVATALACALLGLKCRVYMGAKDCERQKPNVFRMKLMGATVIPVHSGSSTLKDACNEALRDWAANYESAHYLLGTAAGPHPFPTIVREFQKMIGEEAKAQCFEKEERLPDAVIACVGGGSNAIGMFADFIDEPSVRLIGVEPGGHGIESGEHGAPLGHGSKGVFFGMHSYLMQDNQGQIQESYSVSAGLDFPSVGPQHAHLAAIGRAEYPSVTDKEALDAFQELAKSEGIIPALESSHALAHALKMARSEPEKEQVLIVNLSGRGDKDIFTVADIFEKEGTLS, encoded by the coding sequence ATGACCCTGCTCAACCCGTTTTTCGGCGAATTTGGCGGCATGTACGTGCCCCAAATCCTTATCCCAGCCCTGCTCCAGCTGGAGAAAGCCTTTGTCGATGCCAAGGATGATCCGGCCTTTATCGCCGAGTTTCAGTCCCTGCTGACCGAGTATGCCGGTCGCCCGACCCCGCTCACCCTGACCCGTAATCTGACCAAAGGCACCAAGACCCGCCTCTATCTCAAGCGTGAAGATCTGCTGCACGGCGGCGCCCACAAGACCAACCAGGTGCTGGGTCAGGCGCTGCTGGCCAAGCGGATGGGCAAGAGCGAGATCATCGCCGAGACCGGTGCTGGCCAGCACGGCGTGGCCACTGCGCTGGCCTGTGCCCTGCTCGGCCTCAAGTGCCGGGTCTATATGGGTGCCAAGGATTGCGAACGCCAGAAGCCCAACGTCTTTCGCATGAAGCTGATGGGCGCCACCGTCATTCCGGTGCACTCCGGCTCCAGCACCCTCAAAGATGCCTGCAACGAGGCGCTGCGCGACTGGGCTGCCAACTACGAGTCGGCCCACTACCTGCTCGGCACCGCCGCCGGCCCCCACCCCTTCCCCACTATCGTGCGGGAGTTCCAGAAGATGATCGGCGAAGAGGCCAAAGCCCAGTGCTTCGAGAAAGAAGAGCGCTTGCCCGATGCGGTGATCGCCTGCGTCGGCGGCGGCTCGAATGCCATCGGCATGTTTGCCGACTTTATCGATGAGCCGTCGGTGCGCCTCATCGGCGTCGAGCCAGGCGGTCACGGTATCGAGAGCGGCGAGCACGGTGCGCCGCTCGGTCACGGCAGCAAGGGGGTCTTCTTTGGCATGCACTCCTACCTGATGCAAGACAATCAGGGCCAAATTCAGGAGTCCTACTCTGTCTCGGCGGGGCTCGACTTCCCCTCCGTCGGCCCGCAGCACGCCCATCTGGCCGCCATCGGCCGCGCCGAGTACCCCTCGGTGACCGACAAGGAGGCGCTGGACGCCTTCCAGGAGCTGGCCAAATCCGAAGGGATCATACCGGCACTGGAGTCCTCCCACGCGCTGGCCCACGCCCTCAAGATGGCCCGCAGTGAACCGGAAAAAGAGCAGGTGCTCATCGTCAACCTCTCCGGCCGTGGCGACAAAGATATCTTCACCGTCGCTGACATTTTCGAGAAAGAAGGAACCTTGTCATGA
- the trpCF gene encoding bifunctional indole-3-glycerol-phosphate synthase TrpC/phosphoribosylanthranilate isomerase TrpF encodes MSAAMLHNSHSERPQGKSQFRKDNEMSDLIAPHAFLNMASISQTILGKIVAAKQEWVAARKLAQPLESFQSTLTPSDRDFVGALKAGSTRFILECKKASPSKGLIRDDFSPEAIADIYGKYATAISVLTDEKFFQGDFAFLPRVRSRVSQPVLCKDFMIDPYQVYLARHYQADAILLMLSVLTDEGYRALFAVAKELGLGVLTEVSNEEELTRAIALGAPVIGINNRDLRDLSVDLNRTKQLAKDIPSDRVVISESGINHRAQVADLRHHAKGFLVGSSLMAEPDLEAAVRKLVLGQNKVCGLTRAEDAAAAHQAGAVFGGLIFVAKSPRYVDIPAARAVMAGAPLSYVGVFRNSQPATIVKTVEALGLAAVQLHGDEDAAYLEGLRALLPAGCQIWKAVGVTSGEPLPALDYPADRLLLDTKVGSQSGGTGQAFDWAMLATLDKSKLMLAGGLNPDNALQAAQVGCLGLDFNSGVESAPGQKDAHKIAAAFGALRQL; translated from the coding sequence ATGTCAGCCGCCATGTTGCACAACAGTCATTCAGAACGCCCGCAGGGCAAGAGCCAGTTTCGCAAGGATAACGAGATGTCAGACCTTATTGCCCCCCATGCTTTTCTGAACATGGCCTCTATCAGCCAGACCATTCTCGGCAAAATCGTGGCGGCCAAGCAGGAGTGGGTTGCCGCCCGCAAACTGGCCCAGCCGCTGGAGAGCTTCCAGAGCACGCTGACCCCCAGCGATCGGGATTTCGTCGGGGCGCTCAAGGCGGGCTCCACCCGCTTTATTCTGGAGTGCAAGAAGGCCTCCCCCTCCAAGGGCTTGATCCGCGACGATTTCAGCCCGGAAGCGATCGCCGACATCTATGGCAAATACGCCACCGCCATCTCGGTGCTGACCGACGAGAAGTTCTTTCAGGGGGATTTCGCCTTTTTGCCGCGGGTACGCAGCCGCGTCAGCCAGCCGGTGCTCTGCAAGGATTTCATGATTGACCCCTATCAGGTCTATCTGGCCCGCCACTATCAGGCGGACGCCATCCTCTTGATGCTCTCGGTGCTCACCGACGAGGGCTATCGCGCCCTGTTCGCGGTGGCCAAGGAGCTGGGTCTGGGCGTGCTCACCGAGGTGAGCAACGAGGAGGAGCTGACCCGTGCCATCGCGCTGGGGGCACCGGTGATTGGCATCAACAACCGGGATCTGCGGGATTTGAGCGTCGATCTCAACCGCACCAAACAGCTGGCCAAAGACATTCCAAGCGATCGGGTAGTGATCAGCGAGTCCGGCATCAACCACCGCGCCCAGGTAGCGGATCTGCGCCACCACGCCAAGGGCTTTCTGGTGGGCTCATCCCTGATGGCCGAGCCGGATCTGGAGGCTGCGGTGCGCAAGCTGGTACTGGGCCAGAACAAGGTGTGCGGCCTGACCCGCGCCGAAGATGCCGCCGCCGCCCATCAGGCGGGTGCGGTATTTGGGGGTCTTATCTTTGTTGCCAAAAGCCCGCGCTATGTGGACATCCCCGCCGCTCGCGCCGTGATGGCGGGCGCGCCGCTCTCTTACGTCGGGGTATTTCGCAACTCCCAGCCCGCCACCATCGTCAAGACGGTGGAGGCGCTGGGGCTCGCTGCGGTGCAGCTGCACGGGGATGAAGATGCCGCCTATCTCGAGGGATTGCGCGCGCTGCTGCCGGCTGGCTGCCAGATCTGGAAGGCAGTTGGAGTCACAAGTGGCGAGCCGCTGCCCGCCCTCGACTACCCGGCCGATCGCCTGCTGCTGGATACCAAAGTGGGCAGCCAGAGCGGCGGCACCGGTCAAGCGTTCGACTGGGCCATGCTGGCCACGCTCGACAAGAGCAAGTTGATGCTGGCGGGCGGCCTCAATCCCGACAACGCCCTGCAGGCGGCGCAAGTGGGCTGCCTCGGCCTTGATTTCAACTCCGGGGTGGAGAGTGCCCCGGGCCAGAAGGATGCGCACAAGATTGCAGCCGCCTTCGGCGCACTGCGCCAGCTGTGA